A stretch of Paenibacillus sp. URB8-2 DNA encodes these proteins:
- a CDS encoding response regulator transcription factor, with the protein MSKVLILEDEESIRSFIVINLKRNGFEVLEAADGNEALSKLTSVPDIDIALLDVMVPGIDGFEVCRRIRETNERIGIIFLTAKVQEQDKVYALSVGADDHVSKPFSPTELIARIQSLLRRVNVHREQSAKVSFHSGPFTLDLISKQFKRGGEPVELTPTEFSLVQYFLEKENTPLSRDLLLDHVWGKEYMGDPKIVDVNIRRLRQKIENNPSEPEYLQTVWGHGYKWKGQGQ; encoded by the coding sequence ATGAGTAAAGTTCTGATACTGGAGGATGAAGAGTCCATCCGCAGTTTTATTGTAATCAATTTGAAGCGAAACGGGTTTGAAGTGCTGGAAGCGGCTGACGGCAACGAGGCCCTTAGCAAGCTGACTTCGGTGCCTGATATCGATATCGCGCTGCTTGATGTGATGGTGCCGGGAATTGACGGCTTTGAGGTGTGCAGACGGATCCGCGAGACGAATGAACGGATCGGGATCATTTTTCTGACGGCCAAGGTTCAGGAGCAGGATAAAGTATATGCATTGTCCGTCGGCGCCGACGATCACGTCAGCAAGCCTTTTAGTCCGACGGAGCTGATTGCCCGCATCCAGTCGCTTCTCCGGAGAGTGAATGTGCACCGGGAGCAATCGGCCAAGGTATCGTTTCATTCCGGCCCGTTCACGCTGGATCTCATTTCCAAGCAATTCAAGCGTGGAGGAGAGCCCGTTGAGCTGACGCCGACCGAATTTTCACTGGTGCAGTATTTCCTGGAAAAAGAAAACACTCCGCTGAGCCGGGACCTTCTCCTCGATCACGTATGGGGCAAGGAGTATATGGGCGATCCGAAGATCGTCGACGTAAACATCCGGCGGCTGCGGCAAAAAATCGAAAACAATCCGTCAGAGCCCGAGTATCTGCAAACGGTATGGGGACACGGCTATAAGTGGAAAGGGCAGGGACAATGA
- a CDS encoding phosphonate ABC transporter ATP-binding protein: MIIVEHLAKRIGPEQTPVLRDVGFRMESGELIGLLGASGSGKTTLLRCLALREKWDKGNFRVDGTDILKGGFGGRTKIRREWAFLEQNEELNRNRTALKNVLIGQAAQTPLWRRLTGMVRSDDYMGAMDELERLGLLDKAKMNLGQLSGGERQRIAIARALVHGAKVILADEPVTGLDPKSAQGVMESLRELCKETGLTVIAVVPLELAERYASRLWVLDNGMIKHDVTGRRLTSQERAGLL, translated from the coding sequence ATGATTATCGTGGAGCATTTGGCCAAGCGCATCGGACCGGAACAGACCCCGGTGCTGCGAGACGTTGGCTTTCGGATGGAGTCCGGAGAACTGATCGGACTGCTCGGCGCGAGCGGCAGCGGCAAGACGACGTTGCTGCGCTGTTTGGCGCTGCGCGAGAAATGGGACAAAGGGAACTTCCGGGTGGACGGGACCGACATATTGAAGGGTGGTTTCGGCGGCAGAACGAAAATTCGCCGCGAATGGGCGTTCCTGGAGCAGAACGAGGAACTGAACCGGAACCGGACCGCTTTAAAGAACGTGCTGATTGGTCAGGCTGCCCAGACTCCTCTGTGGCGGAGACTGACGGGAATGGTCCGCTCCGACGATTATATGGGAGCCATGGATGAACTGGAAAGGCTTGGCCTGCTGGATAAGGCGAAGATGAACCTTGGCCAGCTCAGCGGCGGGGAACGCCAGCGGATAGCCATTGCCCGGGCGCTCGTACATGGCGCCAAGGTTATTCTTGCCGACGAGCCGGTGACGGGGCTTGACCCGAAGTCGGCGCAGGGCGTTATGGAGTCGCTGCGGGAACTATGCAAGGAGACCGGACTTACGGTGATAGCCGTTGTCCCGCTTGAGCTTGCCGAACGCTACGCTTCCCGTCTATGGGTGCTTGATAACGGAATGATCAAGCATGACGTAACCGGGCGCAGGCTTACCTCTCAGGAGCGGGCCGGATTATTATAA
- a CDS encoding ArsR/SmtB family transcription factor, with product MDYELKIDVSPVYELLDSFMLYVTRKWISNLDIGPDWVRDIDGRIPPQKKAALLQAAEWPFEDYDILYAWAYTHGPAAKVQLFLEDMESATVEEWFELAAPYLPDFTLEECRRIKNGYGPLLRLWHEQYFRHVEPKMLPLLIEDASEKKLLQSKMDPGALIEYASGGVVVEDIPELETIVLLPTVHHRPINTYCFYKKLMLVQYPVDVPVENEDEPPTLLLRMTKALSDPVRLRLLRYVANEPKSLWEMQSDLGQSGDILMHHLMMLRVAGLLRIHLRDADNERFSIRPDGASELQMFLESYIHL from the coding sequence ATGGATTATGAACTGAAAATAGACGTGTCGCCCGTATATGAACTGCTGGACAGTTTCATGCTATATGTAACGCGAAAGTGGATTTCCAATCTGGATATCGGACCCGACTGGGTGCGAGACATCGACGGGCGAATCCCGCCTCAAAAGAAGGCGGCTCTTTTGCAAGCTGCGGAATGGCCTTTCGAAGATTACGATATCTTATACGCCTGGGCATATACCCACGGCCCTGCCGCCAAAGTGCAGCTGTTCCTGGAAGATATGGAATCCGCGACTGTGGAGGAATGGTTCGAGCTGGCGGCTCCTTATCTTCCCGATTTCACGCTGGAGGAGTGCCGGCGGATCAAGAACGGCTACGGACCGCTGCTGCGGCTCTGGCATGAGCAGTATTTCCGCCATGTCGAACCCAAAATGCTGCCCCTGCTCATTGAAGACGCCTCCGAGAAAAAGCTGCTGCAAAGCAAAATGGACCCCGGTGCGCTGATTGAATACGCTTCTGGCGGAGTGGTGGTCGAGGATATCCCCGAACTGGAGACGATCGTTCTCCTGCCGACGGTGCACCACAGGCCGATTAATACGTACTGTTTTTACAAAAAGCTGATGCTTGTGCAATACCCCGTTGACGTCCCTGTGGAAAATGAAGACGAGCCGCCCACCCTGCTGCTCCGCATGACCAAAGCGCTGTCCGATCCGGTGCGCCTCCGTCTGCTGCGCTATGTCGCCAACGAGCCAAAGTCTCTATGGGAAATGCAATCCGATCTTGGCCAGTCGGGCGATATTCTGATGCATCATCTGATGATGCTGCGGGTGGCCGGGCTGCTGCGCATTCACTTGCGGGATGCGGATAACGAGCGTTTCAGCATCCGTCCCGACGGGGCGTCCGAACTTCAGATGTTCCTTGAATCGTACATTCATTTATAA
- a CDS encoding HAD family hydrolase, whose protein sequence is MKYWTQQVIFDLDDTLVHCNKYFELILGQYFEMMSDWFSDEGPTMEEMRRKQVEIDVETVNTSGLASDNFPKSLIATYRYFCAKYNRASDPFQEGQLMKLGLSVYDQEIEAYPGMVETLDNLKQDGHELYLYTGGDHTIQRRKIEQMKLDMYFNDRIYIRRHKNVEALEKILSGRSFDRKHTWMIGNSLRTDVIPAVTAGVKSIYLKQQNEWVYNMVELQRDMHQSVITISSIHEVVPVIRRTAHRQNTSLG, encoded by the coding sequence ATGAAATATTGGACTCAACAAGTGATCTTCGACCTGGATGATACTTTGGTCCACTGCAACAAATATTTTGAACTCATTCTGGGGCAGTATTTCGAGATGATGAGTGACTGGTTTAGTGATGAGGGGCCTACTATGGAGGAAATGCGACGCAAACAGGTGGAGATCGATGTTGAGACAGTTAACACGAGCGGACTCGCGAGCGATAATTTTCCGAAGTCGCTGATAGCAACCTACCGTTATTTTTGCGCAAAGTATAACCGTGCGTCCGACCCTTTTCAGGAAGGGCAGTTAATGAAGCTCGGACTCAGCGTATACGATCAGGAGATCGAAGCCTACCCAGGCATGGTTGAGACGCTCGACAACCTGAAGCAGGATGGTCATGAGCTGTATCTGTATACGGGGGGAGACCACACCATTCAGCGCCGTAAAATCGAGCAAATGAAGCTGGATATGTACTTTAACGACCGCATCTATATCCGCAGGCACAAGAACGTCGAAGCGCTGGAAAAAATTTTGAGCGGCCGCTCGTTTGACCGCAAGCACACCTGGATGATCGGCAATTCTCTCCGCACCGATGTGATTCCGGCGGTTACCGCCGGCGTCAAAAGCATCTATCTAAAACAGCAGAACGAATGGGTGTACAATATGGTCGAACTTCAGCGTGATATGCATCAGTCGGTGATTACGATCTCTTCCATTCACGAAGTGGTCCCCGTCATCCGCAGAACCGCTCACCGGCAGAACACAAGCCTAGGCTGA
- a CDS encoding DsbA family protein, which produces MKNSQDKKRRPRSHYALPMVLAGLVVILAVALGYTLTRGESGQEAELNNLPNYTEVKGKIVVDGLKYEKQPRLGSPDAKIKVMEFADFKCPACKKWTQNYMQRFIRDYVDTGKVEYYFMNFAFIDRDSYLAASAGEAIYHQSNEKFWEYATKLYDNQGDESKIWATEKFILKFVKDNINGIDYDQFEKDLKNQTYMLDVKEDFKTAGSYGVNGTPQFMVNGVLLKGSSYDSLTAAIDKQLAGGN; this is translated from the coding sequence ATGAAGAACAGCCAAGACAAGAAGAGACGCCCAAGAAGCCATTACGCGCTGCCTATGGTACTGGCCGGATTGGTCGTTATCCTCGCGGTCGCGCTCGGATACACATTGACCCGGGGAGAAAGCGGACAAGAAGCGGAGCTGAACAATCTGCCCAACTATACCGAGGTAAAAGGGAAAATCGTGGTTGACGGTCTCAAATACGAGAAGCAGCCCCGACTCGGGAGTCCGGATGCCAAGATCAAGGTTATGGAATTCGCCGATTTTAAATGTCCCGCCTGCAAAAAATGGACACAAAACTACATGCAGCGGTTTATCAGAGATTATGTGGATACCGGCAAGGTTGAATACTACTTCATGAATTTTGCCTTTATCGACCGGGACTCCTACCTGGCCGCCAGCGCGGGCGAAGCGATCTATCATCAGAGCAATGAGAAGTTCTGGGAATATGCAACGAAGCTGTACGACAATCAGGGGGACGAGAGCAAGATTTGGGCAACCGAGAAGTTCATCCTGAAGTTCGTCAAAGACAACATCAACGGCATCGATTACGATCAGTTTGAGAAAGATCTCAAGAACCAGACCTACATGCTGGATGTAAAAGAGGATTTCAAAACCGCCGGCTCCTACGGCGTTAACGGCACGCCCCAGTTCATGGTGAACGGCGTGCTGCTGAAAGGCTCCTCGTACGACAGTTTGACGGCCGCTATCGACAAACAGCTGGCGGGCGGCAACTGA
- a CDS encoding type IA DNA topoisomerase translates to MKTLIIAEKPDMGRNIAAAIDPKAKNHRSYLEGEQYIITWAIGHLIELAAPEAYDPKYKKWNIGDLPIIPEQFKLIPNRKTVDQLKVIGELAKRSNLLINSCDAGREGQHIFSLIQRHLKLMQPVKRLWISDLTPETIRKGFRELKEGSEYDNLTKAAKARSEADWLIGMNGSRAFTTRHNVLLSVGRVQTPVLALIYERQKIIEAFSSLKFFQLEGHFTQGDVSYKGLWQGDRLTEKDKADALAAKVKGKPGRIASYEVKETKEYPNRLYDLTLLQREANGKFGFSAKKTLDLAQALYEKHKVISYPRTNSNYVTEQNIPEMHKTLSSLTGTAYDDWVKGANRNLVHKGNKFVCNPAKVEDHHAILPTGRKAAGLGPDEQKLYDLIVRRFLSQFYPAAEYKMHAVITEVEEEKFKTTVKELLSLGWKVIYSDQKKDKPRGGRAKGKEDEEEEETEVSEPFSIVSGEGVHCGDAVVKEKETQPPKAFTEGTLLKAMESAGKQIEDEELRDAMKDSGLGTPATRAATIERLKKVGYIEMQGKKILITQKGRTAIELIRGAGVELLTSPEMTGQWERRLTEISRGVASDLQFMENVKKFAAMIVDKVRAQSRADKMSFESSEPASGTRGKGRGGSRRTSGGKDGSGSGSRRSGASGKAGGEAGGAAREGAAGRSAAAALDAAADGYAAAGSASPGRSGVKTGGDATGDNASSAPRGAKMGGDASAGGASRSGAPKFIGACPRPGCGGQIFMGRKGYGCSHYKEGCGFVIWKESYGRQLTDTQIKALIEKGRTAKLKLVLPDGSAAEGKLILRSPETGELAVE, encoded by the coding sequence TTGAAGACACTGATCATTGCGGAAAAACCGGATATGGGACGGAATATCGCCGCCGCAATTGACCCGAAAGCTAAAAATCACCGTTCCTACCTCGAAGGGGAGCAGTATATTATTACATGGGCCATCGGGCATCTGATCGAACTGGCGGCGCCCGAGGCTTACGATCCGAAATATAAGAAATGGAATATTGGCGACCTGCCGATCATCCCTGAGCAATTCAAGCTCATTCCGAACCGGAAGACCGTCGACCAGTTGAAAGTGATCGGAGAGCTCGCGAAGCGAAGCAATCTTCTGATCAATTCCTGTGACGCCGGGCGGGAGGGACAGCATATTTTTTCGCTAATCCAGCGGCATTTAAAGCTGATGCAGCCGGTGAAGCGGCTGTGGATATCCGATCTTACGCCCGAGACGATCCGCAAAGGCTTCCGGGAGCTGAAGGAAGGCTCGGAGTACGACAATTTGACGAAAGCGGCCAAAGCCCGCAGCGAAGCCGACTGGCTGATCGGGATGAATGGTTCGCGCGCCTTCACCACGAGACATAACGTGCTTCTATCGGTTGGCCGGGTGCAGACGCCTGTTCTTGCCCTGATTTATGAGCGACAGAAGATAATCGAAGCTTTTTCCTCGCTGAAATTTTTTCAGCTGGAGGGTCACTTTACGCAGGGAGATGTATCTTATAAGGGCTTATGGCAGGGCGACCGCCTGACAGAGAAGGATAAAGCGGATGCGCTGGCCGCCAAGGTCAAAGGCAAACCGGGACGAATAGCCTCTTACGAAGTTAAGGAAACGAAAGAATATCCGAATAGGCTGTACGATCTGACCCTGTTGCAGCGTGAAGCGAACGGCAAATTCGGTTTTTCGGCCAAAAAGACGCTCGACCTTGCCCAAGCGCTGTACGAGAAGCATAAGGTGATTTCGTACCCGCGAACAAATTCCAACTATGTGACCGAGCAGAATATTCCGGAGATGCATAAGACGCTGTCCTCCCTTACGGGAACAGCCTACGATGACTGGGTGAAAGGCGCCAACCGAAATCTGGTCCACAAAGGTAACAAGTTTGTCTGCAACCCGGCAAAGGTTGAAGATCACCATGCCATCCTGCCGACAGGACGCAAAGCGGCGGGACTTGGTCCCGACGAGCAGAAGCTGTACGATCTCATTGTCCGCCGGTTCCTGTCGCAGTTCTATCCTGCCGCCGAATACAAGATGCATGCCGTCATTACCGAAGTAGAGGAAGAAAAGTTCAAGACGACGGTCAAAGAGCTGCTGAGTCTCGGCTGGAAGGTCATTTACAGTGATCAGAAGAAGGATAAGCCAAGGGGCGGCAGGGCCAAGGGCAAGGAAGATGAAGAGGAAGAGGAGACCGAGGTCAGCGAGCCATTCTCCATTGTTTCCGGCGAAGGCGTGCATTGCGGAGACGCCGTTGTGAAGGAGAAGGAGACTCAGCCGCCGAAGGCTTTTACGGAAGGCACCCTGCTGAAGGCCATGGAAAGCGCAGGCAAGCAGATTGAGGACGAGGAGCTGCGGGACGCGATGAAGGATTCGGGTCTGGGAACTCCGGCGACCAGAGCGGCAACGATCGAACGGCTGAAAAAGGTTGGCTACATCGAGATGCAGGGTAAAAAGATTCTGATTACGCAAAAGGGCCGAACCGCGATCGAGCTGATCCGGGGAGCCGGCGTCGAGCTGTTGACTTCTCCGGAAATGACGGGCCAGTGGGAGCGCCGTCTGACTGAAATCTCGCGCGGAGTGGCGTCGGACCTGCAATTTATGGAGAATGTAAAAAAATTCGCGGCGATGATCGTCGATAAGGTCCGCGCGCAGTCCCGAGCCGACAAAATGTCCTTTGAAAGCTCCGAACCGGCTTCCGGCACGAGAGGGAAAGGAAGGGGGGGCTCTCGGCGCACAAGCGGCGGGAAGGACGGCTCAGGCTCCGGCAGCCGGCGGAGCGGCGCATCCGGGAAAGCGGGAGGCGAGGCTGGCGGAGCCGCTAGGGAAGGGGCCGCAGGCCGGTCCGCCGCAGCGGCATTGGACGCGGCCGCAGACGGTTACGCCGCAGCGGGCTCGGCTTCTCCGGGGCGGAGCGGCGTGAAGACGGGCGGCGATGCCACGGGTGACAACGCTTCTTCGGCGCCACGCGGCGCGAAGATGGGCGGCGATGCCTCTGCAGGTGGAGCTTCCCGGTCCGGCGCGCCTAAGTTCATCGGGGCGTGTCCGCGGCCCGGCTGCGGCGGCCAAATCTTTATGGGCCGCAAGGGGTACGGATGCTCCCATTACAAGGAAGGCTGCGGATTCGTGATCTGGAAGGAGAGTTATGGCAGACAGCTTACCGACACCCAAATCAAGGCGCTTATTGAAAAAGGGCGCACCGCCAAGCTGAAGCTGGTGCTGCCGGACGGTTCGGCAGCGGAAGGCAAGCTGATCCTCAGAAGCCCGGAAACGGGCGAGCTGGCGGTGGAATGA
- a CDS encoding glutamate synthase subunit beta, with translation MSTPTGFMEYKRQLPGDRDPQQRVKDWKEFHEHLSEEELRTQGARCMDCGTPYCHTGIDMAGGTSGCPVHNLIPEWNNLVYRGLWREALERLHKTNNFPEFTGSICPAPCEGSCTVGLIGQPVTIKTIELAIIDKGFEEGWVVPEPPEKRTGKKVAIVGSGPAGLAAAAQLNKAGHTVTVYERSDRVGGLLTYGIPTMKLDKRVVQRRVDLLAAEGVNFVVSTEIGKDIPAQQLVDEYDAVVLCGGATKARKFTAEGSDLNGVMYAMDYLNGTIKSYLASGLEDGNFVSAEGKDVIVLGGGDTGSDCVATSLRHGCNSITQFGTHEQAPLERDPIANPWPQFPNVYTLDYAQQEAKAIFGSDPREFSIMTTKFVGDENGNLKELHTVNIRRMVDETGRKIYQPIPGTEAVYPAQLALIAIGFDGPEQDLVQELKLETDRRTNVKARYDQFNTNVEKVFAAGDMRRGQSLVVWAINEGRAAAREVDKYLMGSTVLP, from the coding sequence ATGTCTACACCTACTGGATTTATGGAATATAAAAGACAACTCCCGGGGGACCGCGATCCGCAGCAGCGGGTGAAGGACTGGAAGGAGTTCCATGAGCATCTGTCCGAAGAGGAGCTGCGGACGCAAGGGGCACGTTGTATGGACTGCGGTACGCCATACTGCCATACCGGAATCGATATGGCCGGCGGCACTTCGGGCTGCCCGGTGCACAACCTCATTCCCGAGTGGAACAACCTTGTATATCGCGGACTGTGGAGGGAGGCGCTGGAGCGTCTGCACAAGACCAACAACTTCCCTGAGTTTACCGGCAGCATCTGTCCGGCTCCCTGCGAGGGATCGTGTACGGTCGGTCTGATCGGACAACCGGTAACGATCAAGACGATCGAGCTGGCCATTATCGACAAAGGCTTCGAAGAGGGCTGGGTCGTTCCGGAGCCTCCAGAGAAACGCACAGGCAAAAAAGTCGCGATTGTCGGCTCAGGACCCGCCGGACTCGCGGCGGCGGCGCAGCTTAACAAAGCGGGCCATACGGTTACCGTTTACGAGCGCAGCGACCGGGTCGGCGGACTGCTGACCTACGGTATTCCGACGATGAAGCTCGACAAGCGCGTCGTGCAGCGCCGGGTTGACCTGCTGGCGGCGGAAGGCGTGAATTTTGTCGTAAGCACGGAGATTGGCAAGGATATCCCGGCGCAGCAGCTGGTTGACGAGTACGATGCCGTCGTTCTGTGCGGCGGTGCGACCAAAGCCCGCAAGTTCACCGCGGAAGGCAGTGATCTGAACGGCGTAATGTACGCTATGGATTATTTGAACGGCACGATCAAGAGCTACCTGGCTTCGGGTCTTGAAGACGGAAATTTCGTATCTGCCGAAGGCAAGGACGTAATCGTGCTTGGCGGCGGCGATACCGGCTCCGACTGCGTAGCTACGTCGCTGCGTCATGGCTGCAATAGCATTACCCAGTTCGGTACGCATGAGCAGGCGCCGCTGGAGCGCGATCCGATCGCGAATCCTTGGCCGCAGTTCCCGAATGTATACACGCTGGACTACGCCCAGCAGGAAGCGAAGGCCATATTCGGCAGCGACCCGCGCGAGTTCTCCATCATGACGACGAAATTCGTCGGCGACGAGAACGGAAACCTCAAGGAGCTGCATACGGTCAACATTCGCCGGATGGTGGATGAGACGGGCCGTAAAATTTACCAGCCGATTCCCGGCACCGAAGCGGTTTATCCGGCGCAGCTTGCGCTGATCGCCATCGGTTTCGACGGACCGGAGCAGGATCTGGTTCAGGAATTGAAGCTGGAGACCGACCGCCGCACGAACGTGAAGGCGCGGTACGACCAATTTAATACCAATGTTGAAAAAGTATTCGCCGCCGGTGATATGCGCCGCGGACAAAGCTTGGTCGTATGGGCGATCAACGAAGGACGCGCGGCCGCCCGCGAGGTGGATAAATATTTGATGGGTTCGACGGTTCTGCCTTAA
- a CDS encoding dihydrofolate reductase, with amino-acid sequence MSISLIWAMGEKGVIGKDGGMPWRLPRDFAFFKSQTMGKTMLMGRKTWDSLGGRALPGRKSVILTRDESAAPEGAETVHSLEEALELGRGQDELMVIGGAEVYRMTLPFADKLIVTRIDESFDGDTFFPETDWSKWKEVSSTQGIRDEKNPYDYRFVVYERTDKL; translated from the coding sequence ATGAGTATAAGCTTAATTTGGGCCATGGGCGAAAAGGGAGTTATCGGCAAGGACGGCGGCATGCCCTGGCGGCTGCCCCGGGATTTCGCGTTCTTCAAGTCGCAGACGATGGGCAAGACGATGCTGATGGGGCGCAAAACCTGGGATTCCTTGGGAGGCAGGGCGCTTCCCGGAAGAAAGAGCGTGATCCTGACCCGGGACGAAAGCGCCGCTCCAGAAGGAGCGGAAACCGTCCACAGTCTGGAGGAGGCTCTTGAGCTTGGCCGAGGCCAGGACGAGCTGATGGTGATCGGCGGAGCGGAAGTCTACCGGATGACGCTTCCCTTTGCCGACAAGCTGATCGTTACCCGAATCGATGAGTCCTTTGACGGCGATACTTTTTTTCCTGAAACGGACTGGAGCAAGTGGAAAGAGGTTTCAAGCACGCAGGGGATCCGCGATGAGAAGAATCCGTATGATTATCGGTTTGTCGTATACGAACGTACGGATAAACTGTAA
- the thyA gene encoding thymidylate synthase, which translates to MQKYLDLLQDVLDHGTRKSDRTGTGTISVFGRQLRFDLSEGFPLMTTKRIHLKSVVHELLWFLKGETNIAYLKENGVTIWDEWADENGELGPVYGSQWRAWESADGLHIDQISNVIESIKKNPDSRRHIVSAWNVGEIDQMKLPPCHFVFQFYVADGKLSCMLTMRSVDTFLGLPFNIASYALLTHMVAQQTGLAPGDFIWSGGDVHIYTNHLEQVATQLSREPYELPKLVIRRKPDSIFDYTYEDFEFEGYRYHPGIKAPVAV; encoded by the coding sequence TTGCAAAAATATTTAGATCTTCTGCAAGATGTATTGGATCATGGAACCCGCAAGAGCGACCGTACGGGAACGGGGACAATATCCGTATTCGGCCGCCAGCTGCGTTTTGATCTGTCGGAAGGATTCCCGCTGATGACGACCAAGCGGATTCATCTGAAATCGGTGGTGCACGAGCTGCTCTGGTTTCTGAAAGGCGAGACGAACATCGCTTATCTGAAAGAAAACGGAGTCACAATATGGGACGAATGGGCGGACGAGAACGGCGAATTGGGACCGGTATACGGCTCGCAGTGGCGAGCGTGGGAAAGCGCGGACGGACTCCATATCGATCAGATCTCGAATGTCATCGAGTCGATCAAGAAGAACCCGGACTCCCGCAGACATATCGTAAGCGCCTGGAATGTGGGCGAGATCGATCAAATGAAGCTGCCCCCTTGCCATTTCGTCTTTCAGTTCTATGTAGCGGACGGCAAGCTGTCCTGCATGCTGACGATGCGGTCAGTGGATACGTTTCTGGGGCTGCCGTTCAATATTGCAAGCTACGCCCTACTGACGCATATGGTTGCTCAGCAGACGGGGCTTGCGCCGGGAGATTTTATTTGGTCCGGCGGGGATGTGCATATTTATACAAATCATCTGGAGCAGGTTGCGACGCAGCTTTCCAGGGAGCCCTACGAGCTTCCAAAGCTTGTCATCCGCCGAAAACCGGACAGTATATTCGACTACACTTACGAGGATTTTGAGTTCGAAGGTTACCGCTATCATCCGGGAATCAAAGCGCCTGTCGCCGTGTAG
- the lpdA gene encoding dihydrolipoyl dehydrogenase: MVVGDASLDIDTLVIGAGPGGYVAAIRAAQLGQKVLIVDKSEVGGVCLNRGCIPSKALISAAHQYESAKHGEAFGVTAENVKVDFTKTQEFKTSVVKKLTGGVAGLLKGNKVEIFNGECMFISTTEARVFNDHESPRYRFKNCIIATGSRPIELKPFPFGGRILSSTEALELPEIPKSLIVIGGGYIGAELGQMYSKFGTKVTIIEGLDTVLPGFDKDMTRLVAKNMAKTGIDIVTNAKAESAVQTDTDVTVKYSVGGESKEVTAEYLLVTVGRRPNTDGELGLDLIGIELDERGLIKVDHQGRTNVSNIFAIGDVVPGLALAHKASYEGKIAAEAIAGHKSVVDYKVIPAVVFTDPECSSVGLTEKEAKDKGYKVKSGKFPFAGNGRALSLNNADGFIKIVANEENNIVLGAQIVGIEASNLIAELGLAIEMGATLEDISLTIHGHPTLGEVVMEAAELVEGHPIHVLTR, from the coding sequence ATGGTAGTGGGAGACGCTTCACTCGATATTGATACATTGGTAATTGGTGCAGGTCCCGGCGGATATGTTGCGGCTATCCGGGCCGCCCAGCTCGGACAAAAGGTACTCATCGTAGACAAATCCGAAGTCGGCGGCGTATGTCTGAACCGCGGCTGTATCCCTTCCAAAGCGCTAATCTCGGCTGCTCACCAGTATGAGTCCGCTAAGCACGGCGAAGCGTTCGGCGTCACCGCCGAGAACGTGAAGGTGGATTTTACCAAGACGCAGGAATTCAAGACCAGTGTGGTCAAGAAGCTGACCGGCGGAGTCGCCGGCTTGCTGAAAGGCAACAAGGTTGAGATATTCAACGGAGAATGCATGTTCATCAGCACAACGGAAGCCCGCGTATTCAACGATCACGAATCGCCGCGCTACCGCTTCAAGAACTGCATCATCGCGACGGGCTCCCGCCCGATCGAGCTTAAGCCTTTCCCATTCGGCGGACGCATTCTGTCCTCCACCGAGGCGCTTGAGCTGCCGGAAATTCCGAAGAGCCTGATCGTTATCGGCGGCGGCTATATCGGAGCGGAGCTCGGCCAAATGTATTCCAAATTCGGCACCAAAGTAACGATTATCGAAGGCTTGGACACCGTGCTGCCGGGCTTTGACAAAGACATGACGCGTCTGGTAGCGAAGAACATGGCTAAGACCGGCATCGATATCGTAACGAACGCCAAAGCGGAAAGCGCAGTGCAGACCGACACAGACGTAACCGTGAAGTACTCCGTGGGCGGCGAGTCCAAGGAAGTAACGGCGGAATATCTGCTCGTGACGGTAGGACGCCGTCCGAACACGGATGGCGAACTGGGACTCGATCTGATCGGCATTGAGCTGGATGAGCGCGGACTGATCAAGGTCGACCATCAAGGGCGCACCAACGTTTCGAACATCTTCGCCATCGGCGACGTGGTTCCTGGCCTTGCGCTGGCCCACAAAGCTTCCTACGAAGGCAAAATTGCCGCTGAAGCGATTGCGGGACATAAATCCGTTGTCGACTACAAAGTGATTCCGGCTGTTGTATTTACCGATCCGGAATGCTCCAGCGTCGGTCTGACAGAGAAAGAAGCCAAGGACAAAGGCTACAAAGTCAAATCCGGCAAATTCCCGTTTGCAGGCAACGGACGCGCTCTGTCCCTGAACAATGCGGACGGCTTCATCAAGATTGTCGCGAATGAAGAGAACAATATCGTGCTGGGCGCGCAAATCGTCGGCATCGAAGCCTCCAACCTGATCGCCGAGCTGGGTCTTGCGATCGAAATGGGCGCTACGCTTGAAGATATCTCTCTGACCATTCACGGCCATCCGACACTCGGCGAAGTAGTTATGGAAGCGGCCGAGCTGGTTGAAGGACATCCGATTCACGTTCTGACCCGCTAA